AGGACGGTGCCGCCCGTGGGCTCGAGCAGCCGGGTCACCAGCCTGCCCGTGGTGGACTTGCCGCAGCCCGACTCCCCCACGAGACCGAGCGTCTCGCCCTTGAAGACGTCGAAGCTGATGCCGTCGACCGCCTTGACGGCGCCCACCTGCCTTTTGAACAGGCCCTTGGTCACGGGGAAGTGCTTCTCCATGTCCCGTACGGACAGAAGCAGCTCGTTGTCGCTCACTGGGTCTCCAGCACTGGCTTGATCTCGTTCGCCCACAGGCTCTGCCGTTCGGCGCGGTCCATGTGGCAGCGCACCAGGTGGCCGCCCTCGGTCTCGGCCAGGGCAGGGACCTCGGTGTCCGCCCTGCCCTGCGTGCGCTCGGCGTACGGGCAGCGGGGGTGGAAGGCGCAGCCGTTGGGCACGTTGATCAGGGACGGCGGTGAGCCCTTGATCGGCAGCAGCCGCTCGGTGGGCTCCCGGTCGAGCCGGGGCATCGAGCCCAGCAGGCCCCAGGTGTAGGGGTGTTCCGGCCGGTAGAAGATGTCCTCGGTGGAGCCGTACTCGACGCACTTGCCGCCGTACATGACGAGGATGTCGTCGGACAGCTCGGCCACCACGCCCAGGTCGTGCGTGATGATGATCAGCGCCGAGTTGAACTCGCGCTGCAGGTCGCGCATCAGGTCCAGGATCTGGGCCTGCACGGTCACGTCGAGCGCGGTGGTCGGCTCGTCGGCGATGAGCAGCTCGGGGT
The nucleotide sequence above comes from Nonomuraea gerenzanensis. Encoded proteins:
- a CDS encoding ABC transporter ATP-binding protein, whose amino-acid sequence is MTFLDVKDLKIHFPTDDGLVKSVDGLSFSLERGRTLGIVGESGSGKSVTSLGILGLHKGGRARLAGEIWLDGEELIGASAEHVRRLRGKKMAMIFQDPLSSMHPFYSVGHQIIEAYRIHNDVSKQVARKHAIDMLGRVGIPEPARRVDSYPHEFSGGMRQRAMIAMALSCDPELLIADEPTTALDVTVQAQILDLMRDLQREFNSALIIITHDLGVVAELSDDILVMYGGKCVEYGSTEDIFYRPEHPYTWGLLGSMPRLDREPTERLLPIKGSPPSLINVPNGCAFHPRCPYAERTQGRADTEVPALAETEGGHLVRCHMDRAERQSLWANEIKPVLETQ